From the Hyphomicrobiaceae bacterium genome, the window CAAGTCGAAGTCACCGGCAGAGCAGCGCATTCGAGCATGGCGCATCTCGGCGTCAACGCGATCACCTATGCCGCCCGCATGATCTCGGAGCTTGAGCGCATGGAGGCGGAACTCAAGATCACCTCGCGCAACGAGCGGTTCGATCCGCCCTATGCGACGTTGCAGGTCACCAAGCTCGAAGGTGGCACTGCGAGCAACATCATTCCAATCTTCTGCCGCTTCGGCTTTGAAGTTCGGGCTCTGGCTGGAGTCGACGTCGATGCTATCGAGCGACGGTTGCGCACGTTCGTCGGAACGCAATGCTTGCCTGAGATGAAGGCTGTCGCGCCGGAAGCGGACATCACCATCACGCGCGTCAATACGGTGCCGCCTTACGCTGCCAGCGAAGGCTCTGAGGCGACGTCGCTTGCGCTACAACTGACCGGCCAGAATACCACCCACGCTGTCTCGTACGCCACCGAAGCAGGTCTGTTCCAGGACGGCGGCGCGCCATCGATTGTGTGCGGGCCCGGCGACATCGCGCAGGCGCATACGGCTGACGAATGGATCCTGGAAAGCGAAATAGAGAAGTGTATGGCTTTCATGTCGCGTCTAGCCGACTGGGCGGAGCGCTGAGGTTTCAGGCGTTCGTTCCGTGTTCGCCAATGCGCTCCAATGCTTCTTGCAGCGCATCTCGATCCATCTTCTCGACGGGAAGCGCGACCATCTCTCGAATGCACTCTTCAAGTCGCGCGTAAGCCCTTCGGAAAGCGTCGCGCTCGGCGGGGAGACCGCCTGCCACTCCTGCGGGATCTGCAATGCCCCAATGCACGCTGACCGGAGCGCCCTCCCACACAGGGCAAGTCTCGGCTGCCGCCGCATCGCAAACCGTAATGACGATATGCATGCGCGGGGCGCCCGGTTCTGCGAAAACCTGCCAAGACTTGGAGCGCAACGCGCCGGTAGGATGGCCTTTGGCCTTCAGCAGCTCCAGGGCCAACCGATTTGGCGTGCCCCTGGGATGGCTTCCCGCAGAGAAGGCGCGAAACCTGCCCTTGCCCAACTTGTTCAAAATTGCTTCGGCCAGAATCGATCGCGCCGAGTTGGCGGTGCACAAAACGAGGACGTTAATCATGCCATTCCGCTTGAAGCTGACGTAACCTGACAACCCAATACCAAACACCTACAAAAGGACGGATATGGTCTGCGCAAGACCTCCACAAGATGTGACACTGTTGCGACACAGTTGCAGGTGTTTACAATCTCCCCAACTGGGTTAGCCCTTTGCCACGACCGCGCGGCAATTTCCGGCTAGAGGGACAAGAATCGACACACTAATGCGGCCAATCCAGGCCTGCAGGGAATTTCGCTCATGGTTTTGCTCGACAAACGTATGATCGCGCTTGCTGCGGCAGTCGCTTTGCCGATGGCAGCAGGCGGATGTTCAGGCGCCAAGCTGCCGAGCGTCGGATCGATCAATCCATTCAGCTCCAGCAAATCGATTTCAGATACCGATCGCGTATTCCTGATGGCGGCTGGAAGCTGGGACCGCAATCGTGACAACCAAGTCACCTGCGACGAGTGGAAAGCCTATGCCAACGAACTGTTCGACCGCGCGGACGCCAACGGCGATGGCGAAGTGGATACGACTGAATGGGCCAGCATCGTTGCCGTTGACCGCATGTTCGTAACCGCCAATCTCGACTATTTCGACACCAACCACGACAACAAGGTCTCGCGCGCCGAATTCGTCGATCGTCCCAATCCGGCCTTCACTCTGCTCGACACCGCCAACACATGCGTGTTGACCGGCGATCAAGTCGCAGGCGCGCGCTCCCAGACCGAATACGACGTTTCTGGCAAGCCGAAGGAATCACAAGACCCGACGGCCACGAAAAATCCAGACGTGCTTAATCGCGACTAAGCGCGAGTTCGCTTAGTAAACATTGGTGTCTGTCCTGCCTATTCGCGGCTACGCGCCCAGACACCACGCGAGAATGGCCTTCTGCGCATGAAGGCGATTCTCCGCCTCGTCCCAAACGACGGACTGCGGACCTTCAAGCACGCTTTCGCTCACCTCCAGGCCACGATAGGCCGGAAGGCAATGCATGAAGATGGCGCCCTTGGCTGCCTTGCCCATCAGTTTGGCGTCGACTGCGAACGGCGCCAGCGTCTTCTTGCGCTTGGCGGCATCCGACTGGCCCATGGAGACCCAAGTATCAGTGACAACGCAATCGGCGCCTTTGACCGCCTTCTCCGGATCGTTCGACAACGAGATGTCAGCCTTCTGCGCTTTCGCCCACTCAAGGGCCTCGTCCTCGGGCTTCAACTGATCGGGGCAGGCCAGACGCAGCGAGAAGCCGAACCGGGCAGCAGCATGCATCCACGAGACGGCCACGTTGTTGCCGTCGCCGATCCAGGCCACGGTGCGGCCCTTGATGGATCCCAGGTGCTCCTCGAAGGTCATGACGTCGGCCATCACCTGACAGGGGTGACTCTTGTCCGTCAGGCCGTTGACAACCGGAATGGTCGCGTAGCGAGCAAGCTCCAGCAACGTATCGTGCGTGTTCGCGCGGATCATGATGCCGTCCGCATAGCGCGACAGCACGCGGGCCGTATCGGCCACGCTCTCCCCGCGACCAAGCTGCAGATCAGTATGATTGAGCGACAGCGCACCGCCTCCAAGCTGACGCATGGCGATATCGAAAGATACCCGCGTGCGCGTCGACGGCTTCTCGAAGATCATCACCAAAACGAGGTTCTCGATCCCCTTGGGGCGCAGCGCGGCGGGAACACGTTTGCCCGCTTTCTTCATCGCATGCGCGTTGTCCACGATGCGGCGCAGGGTCTTGCTGTCGAGTGCTGAAATATCGAGAAAATGACGTGGGCTTTTTTGAACGGCCATGGCTTTCTTACGCCCGTTTTGCGGGCGGTTCCGACACTTAAGAGTTTCGTTGGGTTTCTAGCTGGCTAAAGGCGCGCGACAGGCGCTCGACACCTTCAGTCAAATCCTCGTGCGTGACATTGAGCGGCGGCAGCACGCGCACCGTATTGTCACCCGCTCCCACGAGAAGCAGCTTTTGCGCATTGGCAGCCTTGACGACTTCCGCAGGTGTCACGCTGGCATTAAGTCTCAGGCCGGTCAGCAGACCGCTGCCACGCACCTCCTCGATCAGTGCCGGAAACTGATCGCGGATGGCCGCAAGCTTCTGCTTGAGCCGCAGAGCCGTCTCCTGCACGTTGGAGAGGAAATCAGGTTCCGCAACGATGTCGATCACCGTGCCTGCCACCGCCATCGCCAGCGGATTGCCGCCGAATGTCGATCCGTGGGTGCCGGGCGTCATGCCTTTGGCGGCTTCTGCCATTGCGAGAACCGCGCCGACCGGGAAGCCGCCGCCGAGCCCCTTGGCAACCGCCATAACATCGGGCGTCACGCCCGCCCATTCGTGCGCAAACAGCTTGCCGGTACGCCCGACGCCCGTCTGAACTTCGTCGAGAACAAGCAGCAGGCCGTTATCGTCGCAAATCTCTCTCAGCGCCTTGAGATCTTGCTCGCTCATGGAGCGCACGCCACCTTCGCCCTGGATCGGCTCGACTAATACCGCAGCGGTTTCGGGACCAATCGCGGCTTTCACGGCCTCCAGATCGCCGAAAGGCACTTGATCGAAGCCGTCCGCCTTGTGGCCAAAGCCTTCAAGATACTTCTCGTTGCCACCGGCTGCGAGCGTTGCCAGCGTGCG encodes:
- the argE gene encoding acetylornithine deacetylase, whose product is MAGPSYTAIELLARLVAFDTTSHKSNLEIIAFIEDYLLQHGVRSHRIVGDEKHKACLFATIGPDHVAGVALSGHTDVVPVDGQTWTSDPFVLRQEDHKIYGRGACDMKGYLACMLASVPDFKARRLKVPIHLAFSYDEEVGCLGVRPMIAEFGKTLQTPRLVIVGEPTNMLVVDAHKGPVRWQVEVTGRAAHSSMAHLGVNAITYAARMISELERMEAELKITSRNERFDPPYATLQVTKLEGGTASNIIPIFCRFGFEVRALAGVDVDAIERRLRTFVGTQCLPEMKAVAPEADITITRVNTVPPYAASEGSEATSLALQLTGQNTTHAVSYATEAGLFQDGGAPSIVCGPGDIAQAHTADEWILESEIEKCMAFMSRLADWAER
- a CDS encoding arsenate reductase ArsC encodes the protein MINVLVLCTANSARSILAEAILNKLGKGRFRAFSAGSHPRGTPNRLALELLKAKGHPTGALRSKSWQVFAEPGAPRMHIVITVCDAAAAETCPVWEGAPVSVHWGIADPAGVAGGLPAERDAFRRAYARLEECIREMVALPVEKMDRDALQEALERIGEHGTNA
- a CDS encoding histidine kinase, with amino-acid sequence MVLLDKRMIALAAAVALPMAAGGCSGAKLPSVGSINPFSSSKSISDTDRVFLMAAGSWDRNRDNQVTCDEWKAYANELFDRADANGDGEVDTTEWASIVAVDRMFVTANLDYFDTNHDNKVSRAEFVDRPNPAFTLLDTANTCVLTGDQVAGARSQTEYDVSGKPKESQDPTATKNPDVLNRD
- the argF gene encoding ornithine carbamoyltransferase, with product MAVQKSPRHFLDISALDSKTLRRIVDNAHAMKKAGKRVPAALRPKGIENLVLVMIFEKPSTRTRVSFDIAMRQLGGGALSLNHTDLQLGRGESVADTARVLSRYADGIMIRANTHDTLLELARYATIPVVNGLTDKSHPCQVMADVMTFEEHLGSIKGRTVAWIGDGNNVAVSWMHAAARFGFSLRLACPDQLKPEDEALEWAKAQKADISLSNDPEKAVKGADCVVTDTWVSMGQSDAAKRKKTLAPFAVDAKLMGKAAKGAIFMHCLPAYRGLEVSESVLEGPQSVVWDEAENRLHAQKAILAWCLGA
- a CDS encoding aspartate aminotransferase family protein, whose product is MGTYARQDVVFTRGEGPWLFTAEGDQYLDFGSGVAVNALGHAHPRLVEALTAQAAKLWHTSNLYRVEGQEALADKLTRLTFAEQVFFCNSGAEACEGAIKVARRYHYVSGNPERWRIITFQGAFHGRTLATLAAGGNEKYLEGFGHKADGFDQVPFGDLEAVKAAIGPETAAVLVEPIQGEGGVRSMSEQDLKALREICDDNGLLLVLDEVQTGVGRTGKLFAHEWAGVTPDVMAVAKGLGGGFPVGAVLAMAEAAKGMTPGTHGSTFGGNPLAMAVAGTVIDIVAEPDFLSNVQETALRLKQKLAAIRDQFPALIEEVRGSGLLTGLRLNASVTPAEVVKAANAQKLLLVGAGDNTVRVLPPLNVTHEDLTEGVERLSRAFSQLETQRNS